A DNA window from Besnoitia besnoiti strain Bb-Ger1 apicoplast, complete sequence, whole genome shotgun sequence contains the following coding sequences:
- a CDS encoding orf D (encoded by transcript BESB_086350): MIIIYSKNKNYIAQQILKTLKKHYISNKKKKEIKYKYFNIKLTYIYSNILFMLISFFMFFWIIKQFYLIKFIY; the protein is encoded by the coding sequence ATGATTATTATTTATTCTAAAAATAAAAATTATATAGCTCAACAAATATTAAAAACATTAAAAAAACATTATATTAGTAATAAAAAAAAAAAAGAAATTAAATATAAATATTTTAATATAAAATTAACATATATATATTCAAACATTTTATTTATGTTAATTTCATTTTTTATGTTTTTTTGAATAATAAAACAATTTTATTTAATTAAATTTATTTATTAA
- a CDS encoding putative ORF C (encoded by transcript BESB_086360), which produces MLKKIKFFYKKTTHFISKSYKHKKIGFYIIKKKIYIFKVKKFLQNIKIGNFFTKKICYRLLYCLKKLYNNYI; this is translated from the coding sequence ATGTTAAAAAAAATTAAATTTTTTTATAAGAAAACTACACATTTTATATCTAAATCTTATAAGCATAAAAAAATAGGTTTTTATATAATTAAAAAAAAAATTTATATTTTTAAAGTTAAAAAATTTTTACAAAATATAAAAATAGGAAATTTTTTTACTAAAAAAATTTGTTATCGTTTATTATATTGTTTAAAAAAACTTTATAATAATTATATTTAA
- a CDS encoding putative chaperone clp (encoded by transcript BESB_086370), producing MNIITSIPNFSFKCTKEVINILFYSKILTSLFKNIYITFFHIICSLILQSNLFNIIIGKKNLLKFLQLYIKTNFKQAKLSSNILFSYTLVNFLNKLNTSYTINTWNLSKYLLQHKFILFKYIAIYLFKINSYKFNLINNIIFKFKNKSINNLHFNNLIKILQNKSNFYNIINRKKDCLYLYEILNRKITRNPILLGEFGIGKNSIIKKFISFIDKFKLKFNNISKNLWLFNIINFLKYIKTNTTYIKNFFKFIEENNNIILVCPQIDLLFNIYYNNTNLYQNLESYSLLIKFFNYIKQNKLQLIGLSNNIIDIEKKYTTNQELNFLFEKIHIKELSNKEIFKILLKKSNLFEKYYNCFISFKILKSILYYSQTYIKQHKTLLKSIWLLDNACSKMSINQKFTVVKTNKNLTVSDIQKSLVKLINLSTNLLFNKTSKKTNFDILALKKNLQKSLFGQPLAISKILIPLKRVFTGLKQTNKPIGSWLLCGPSGTGKTELAKLLAKFLFGSETDLIRFDMSEFMEKHSLSKLIGAPPGYVGYGKSGLLTEAIAKKPFAVLLFDEIEKAHKDINNIMLQLLDDGKLTDSLGKCVDFSNTLIFFTSNLGFPTNSYELKFLKSGEQLSKENYKILSNKVQSAIQNYFKPEFLNRLDDIIIFKPLNINFLKYIINKFLKNIHLKLYNNQIPIFLDIDPTLKTLLAKLAYHPLYGARPLKRLLELIIEKPISDLLINFSFNRIIIFSIFLNKKTFNINYSLKYL from the coding sequence ATGAATATAATTACTTCTATTCCTAATTTTTCTTTTAAATGTACTAAAGAAGTTATTAATATTTTATTTTATTCAAAAATATTAACTTCTTTATTTAAAAATATTTATATTACTTTTTTTCATATAATTTGTAGTTTAATTTTACAATCTAATTTATTTAATATCATTATAGGAAAAAAAAATTTATTAAAATTTTTACAACTATATATAAAGACTAATTTTAAACAAGCTAAATTATCTTCTAATATTTTATTTTCATACACATTAGTTAATTTCTTAAATAAATTAAATACATCTTATACTATTAATACTTGAAATTTAAGTAAATATTTATTACAACATAAATTTATTTTATTTAAATATATAGCAATCTATTTATTTAAAATAAATTCATATAAATTTAATCTAATTAATAATATAATTTTTAAATTTAAAAATAAATCTATTAATAATCTACATTTTAATAATTTAATTAAAATATTACAAAATAAATCTAATTTTTATAATATTATTAATAGAAAAAAAGATTGTTTATATTTATATGAAATATTAAATCGTAAAATTACACGTAATCCAATTCTATTAGGAGAATTTGGAATTGGTAAAAATTCTATTATTAAAAAATTTATTTCTTTTATAGATAAATTTAAATTAAAATTTAATAATATATCTAAAAATTTATGATTATTTAATATTATTAATTTCTTAAAATATATTAAAACTAATACTACATATATTAAAAATTTTTTTAAATTTATAGAAGAAAATAATAATATTATTTTAGTATGCCCTCAAATAGATTTATTATTTAATATATATTATAATAACACTAATTTATATCAAAATTTAGAATCATATTCACTATTAATTAAATTCTTTAATTATATAAAACAAAATAAACTTCAATTAATTGGTTTAAGTAATAATATTATTGATATTGAAAAAAAATATACTACAAACCAAGAATTAAATTTTTTATTTGAAAAAATTCATATTAAAGAACTTTCTAATAAAGAAATTTTTAAAATTTTATTAAAAAAAAGTAATTTATTTGAAAAATATTATAATTGTTTTATTTCTTTTAAAATATTAAAATCTATTTTATACTATAGTCAAACTTATATTAAACAACATAAAACTTTATTAAAAAGTATTTGATTATTAGATAATGCTTGTTCTAAGATGTCTATAAATCAAAAATTTACTGTAGTTAAAACTAATAAAAATCTTACAGTATCAGATATTCAAAAATCTTTAGTAAAATTAATAAATTTATCAACAAATCTGTTATTTAATAAAACAAGCAAAAAAACAAATTTTGATATTTTAGCATTAAAAAAAAATTTACAAAAATCTTTATTTGGACAACCTTTAGCAATTTCTAAAATTTTAATACCATTAAAAAGAGTTTTTACTGGATTAAAACAAACTAATAAACCAATAGGTAGTTGGTTATTATGCGGTCCTAGTGGAACAGGAAAAACAGAATTAGCTAAATTATTAGCTAAATTTTTATTTGGATCTGAAACAGATTTAATTAGATTTGATATGAGTGAATTTATGGAAAAACATTCACTTTCTAAATTAATTGGAGCACCTCCAGGGTATGTAGGTTATGGAAAAAGTGGATTATTAACAGAAGCTATAGCTAAAAAACCTTTTGCAGTTTTATTATTTGATGAAATTGAAAAAGCACATAAAGATATAAATAATATTATGTTACAACTTTTAGATGATGGAAAATTAACTGATTCTCTTGGAAAATGTGTAGATTTTTCAAATACATTAATATTTTTTACTAGTAATTTAGGATTTCCTACAAATTCTTATGAATTAAAATTTTTAAAATCTGGAGAACAGTTATCTAAAGAAAATTATAAGATTTTATCTAATAAAGTACAATCTGCTATACAAAATTATTTTAAACCTGAATTTCTTAATAGATTAGATGATATTATTATATTTAAACCTTTAAATATAAATTTCTTAAAATATATTATTAATAAATTTTTAAAGAATATTCATTTAAAATTATATAATAATCAAATTCCAATTTTTTTAGATATTGATCCGACTTTAAAAACATTATTAGCAAAATTAGCTTATCATCCATTATACGGTGCACGTCCATTAAAACGTTTATTAGAATTAATTATTGAAAAACCTATTAGTGATTTATTAATTAATTTTTCTTTTAATCGTATTATTATCTTTTCAATCTTTTTAAATAAAAAAACATTTAATATTAATTATTCTTTAAAATACTTATAA
- a CDS encoding orf E (encoded by transcript BESB_086380), whose amino-acid sequence MLFKKYIFLTKLFFTLNKSNKKKLYFNFNFFKKIYSKYFFQQLSNNYFIFYSFPFDFQKIQLQKNFSICIKKKFKNNLLNLNFIRFKKKNYIFYNFYMNFLHFNL is encoded by the coding sequence ATGCTTTTTAAAAAATATATATTTTTAACAAAATTATTTTTTACATTAAATAAATCAAATAAAAAAAAATTATATTTTAATTTTAATTTTTTTAAAAAAATTTATTCTAAATACTTTTTTCAACAATTATCTAATAATTATTTTATTTTTTATTCTTTTCCTTTTGATTTTCAAAAGATACAATTACAAAAAAATTTTAGTATTTGTATTAAAAAAAAATTTAAAAATAATTTATTAAATTTAAATTTTATTAGATTTAAAAAAAAAAATTATATTTTTTATAATTTTTATATGAATTTTTTACATTTTAATTTATAA
- a CDS encoding orf F (encoded by transcript BESB_086390), with the protein MICLNLLKFQTILKKYFIKPSYNKNKNFICKKYLKKIIIKYYYFGFLSYKAINYIILS; encoded by the coding sequence ATGATCTGTTTAAATCTTTTAAAATTTCAAACTATATTAAAAAAATATTTTATTAAACCTTCTTATAATAAAAATAAGAATTTTATATGTAAAAAATATTTAAAAAAAATAATTATAAAATATTATTACTTTGGCTTTCTATCTTATAAAGCAATAAATTATATAATTTTATCTTAA
- a CDS encoding putative ribosomal protein L11 (encoded by transcript BESB_086400), whose product MAKFKLKIIKLILHTELTSFFSSLSSILGPIGINVNFFCQEYNKRVKFKKNIFLPLHIIIYNDKSYTLKFNTIYTSFFFNTKLKKIFEKNNKKFLIKKFSFLKQIQLFPKSNIDICKTVKATLNSFYHIN is encoded by the coding sequence ATGGCAAAATTTAAATTAAAAATAATAAAATTAATTTTACATACAGAATTAACTAGTTTTTTTTCATCATTAAGTTCTATTTTAGGGCCTATAGGAATTAATGTAAATTTTTTTTGTCAAGAATATAATAAACGTGTTAAATTTAAAAAGAATATTTTTTTACCTTTACATATTATTATATATAATGATAAATCTTATACATTAAAATTTAATACTATATATACATCTTTTTTCTTTAATACTAAATTAAAAAAAATTTTTGAAAAAAATAATAAAAAATTTTTAATAAAAAAATTTTCATTTTTAAAACAAATCCAATTATTTCCTAAATCAAATATTGATATTTGTAAAACAGTTAAAGCTACATTAAATTCTTTTTATCATATTAATTAA
- a CDS encoding putative elongation factor tu, apicoplast (encoded by transcript BESB_086410) produces the protein MAKEIFKKQKPHINIGTIGHVDHGKTTLTAAITYVLAKQNQAKVKTYNEIDCAPEEIARGITIKTSHIEYETNTRHYAHIDCPGHADYIKNMITGAAQMDGAILVVSAVDGPMPQTKEHLLLAKQIGISNIIVFLNKIDLIDDNEILELVELETRELLDKYNFSSDTTPVITGSALKALDSSNTSTTNIWINKIYELLTALDSYIPLPKRDLDKPFLLAIEDIFSITGRGTVVTGKIERGCIKLGDTVTLLGFNISKNVVIIGLEMFQKTLELGEAGDNVGILLRGIQKTDVKRGMILAKPSTMTLHSIFQADVYILTVAEGGREKPIFEGYCPQFYLYTINITGSIKFTTETKETNTKMILPGDRVKLTVTLIYSIAIEKGIRFAIREGGRTIGAGIITDIIK, from the coding sequence ATGGCTAAAGAAATTTTTAAAAAACAAAAACCTCATATAAATATAGGAACAATTGGACATGTAGATCATGGAAAAACTACTTTAACAGCAGCTATTACTTATGTATTAGCTAAACAAAATCAAGCAAAAGTTAAAACTTATAATGAAATTGATTGTGCTCCTGAGGAAATTGCTAGAGGAATTACAATTAAAACTTCACATATTGAATATGAAACTAATACAAGACATTACGCTCATATAGATTGTCCTGGACATGCTGATTATATTAAGAATATGATTACTGGAGCTGCACAAATGGATGGAGCAATTTTAGTTGTATCAGCTGTAGATGGACCAATGCCACAAACTAAAGAACATTTATTATTAGCTAAACAAATAGGAATTTCTAATATTATTGTTTTCTTAAATAAAATTGATTTAATAGATGATAATGAAATTTTAGAATTAGTAGAATTAGAAACTCGTGAATTATTAGATAAATATAATTTTTCTTCAGATACAACACCTGTTATTACTGGTTCAGCTTTAAAAGCTTTAGATTCTTCTAATACTTCAACAACAAATATATGGATAAATAAAATTTATGAATTATTAACAGCTTTAGATTCTTATATTCCTTTACCAAAAAGAGATTTAGATAAACCTTTCTTATTAGCTATTGAAGATATTTTTTCAATTACAGGTAGAGGTACTGTAGTTACAGGTAAAATTGAAAGAGGATGTATTAAATTAGGTGATACAGTAACTTTACTTGGATTTAATATCTCTAAAAATGTAGTAATTATAGGTCTAGAAATGTTTCAAAAAACTTTAGAATTAGGTGAAGCTGGAGATAATGTAGGTATTTTATTAAGAGGAATACAAAAAACAGATGTAAAACGTGGTATGATTTTAGCTAAACCTTCAACAATGACTCTTCATTCAATTTTTCAAGCAGATGTATATATTTTAACTGTAGCTGAAGGTGGAAGAGAAAAACCTATTTTTGAAGGATATTGCCCTCAATTTTATTTATATACTATAAATATTACTGGTTCTATAAAATTTACTACAGAAACAAAAGAAACTAATACAAAAATGATTCTTCCTGGAGATAGAGTTAAATTAACTGTTACATTAATTTATTCTATTGCAATTGAAAAAGGAATTAGATTTGCTATTAGAGAAGGAGGACGTACTATAGGAGCAGGTATAATCACTGATATTATAAAATAA
- a CDS encoding ribosomal protein S7 (encoded by transcript BESB_086420): MIYFYQKQFIIFHLIQKLLISGKKQQTGNLILNFLILFKKKNKNYLSLLEKIILKLMVFFTFKMKKINLSIYQVPQPIIYKKALFKAILWLIKAVKNNSKNKIALYKKLYLECDNILKQQGKAYQLKYNYSKKALINRILIYLTYKK, translated from the coding sequence ATGATTTATTTTTATCAAAAACAATTTATAATTTTTCATTTAATTCAAAAATTATTAATTTCTGGTAAAAAACAACAAACTGGAAATTTAATTTTAAATTTTTTAATTTTATTTAAAAAAAAAAATAAAAATTATTTATCACTTTTAGAAAAAATAATTTTAAAATTGATGGTATTTTTTACTTTTAAAATGAAAAAAATTAATTTATCTATTTATCAAGTCCCACAACCAATTATATATAAAAAAGCACTATTTAAAGCTATTTTATGATTAATTAAAGCAGTAAAAAATAATTCAAAAAATAAAATAGCATTATATAAAAAATTATATTTAGAATGTGATAATATATTAAAACAACAAGGTAAAGCTTATCAATTAAAATATAATTATAGTAAAAAAGCTTTAATAAATAGAATCCTTATTTATCTTACATATAAAAAATAA
- a CDS encoding ribosomal protein S12 (encoded by transcript BESB_086430), with translation MITINQLLKKSRVKKKKQYSNFSTKPQIKGLCIKVFTRTPKKPNSALRKIAKIRLKNKKEILAYIPGEGHALQDHNFVLIRKGRVQDLPGIKYKVIRGVLDTIGVVNRKSSRSKYGTKKKI, from the coding sequence ATGATAACTATTAACCAATTATTAAAAAAGTCACGTGTAAAGAAAAAAAAACAATATTCTAATTTTTCTACTAAACCACAAATTAAAGGTTTATGTATAAAAGTTTTTACTAGAACACCAAAAAAACCTAATTCAGCTTTACGAAAAATAGCTAAAATAAGACTTAAAAATAAAAAAGAAATTTTAGCTTATATTCCTGGTGAAGGGCATGCGCTACAAGATCATAATTTTGTTTTAATAAGAAAAGGAAGAGTTCAAGATTTACCTGGAATTAAATATAAAGTAATTAGAGGTGTTTTAGATACTATAGGAGTAGTAAATAGAAAATCAAGTAGATCTAAATATGGTACAAAAAAAAAAATATAA
- a CDS encoding ribosomal protein S11 (encoded by transcript BESB_086440), giving the protein MINKIFTLYIKSTGKNTFLSLLQNNLLFNTNRLVLNKNQRILNTYSCGKFGFKNRKKETAFACSFIVTKILLLIINLKIKFLHIIMKGIGLYRKIILTTILTFLTEQRNHLKLLSITDLTQSSFNGCSAKKRKKH; this is encoded by the coding sequence ATGATTAATAAAATATTTACTTTATATATTAAATCTACAGGTAAAAATACTTTTTTATCTTTATTACAAAATAATTTATTGTTTAATACTAATAGATTAGTTTTAAATAAAAACCAACGTATTCTAAATACTTATTCATGCGGAAAATTTGGGTTTAAGAATAGAAAAAAAGAAACAGCATTTGCTTGTAGTTTTATAGTTACTAAAATTTTATTATTAATTATAAATTTAAAAATTAAATTTCTTCATATTATTATGAAAGGAATAGGATTATATAGAAAAATAATATTAACAACTATTTTAACCTTTTTAACTGAACAGCGTAATCACTTAAAATTATTATCTATAACAGATTTAACACAAAGTTCTTTTAATGGATGTTCTGCAAAAAAAAGAAAAAAACATTAA
- a CDS encoding ribosomal protein L36 (encoded by transcript BESB_086450), whose product MKIRSSLKYFCLNCKKKSYKKKKMIKCNNLKHNQRQK is encoded by the coding sequence ATGAAAATTCGATCTTCTTTAAAATATTTTTGTTTAAATTGTAAAAAAAAATCTTATAAAAAAAAGAAAATGATAAAATGTAATAATTTAAAACATAATCAACGTCAAAAATAA
- a CDS encoding putative ribosomal protein S5 (encoded by transcript BESB_086460) — translation MMFIKNTFFILNFNKSIKKTFQYNKDKIFNKLIKQLYIFLFYLYVLKDFIFYKYFFFKKKTYWILINIFLFLLNLNIIKLLQFHINNSSKLVFKIKKKLSLYYIYIIKILLVFNYNLFLLFFHKTNKYNKILQKIIEIKKISKTKQKGRIKRFKVLLLIGAKNAWIGIGISKDFYLQDAINKARFFAFKKIYFFYIILEKLFFYSNNINKIKCFILYKPNFYGIQVSFLVQVFLELLGYNPLIIKIFKRTTKYTLINFFIRILSDLIN, via the coding sequence ATGATGTTTATTAAAAATACTTTTTTTATTCTAAATTTTAATAAATCCATTAAAAAAACTTTTCAATATAATAAAGATAAAATATTTAATAAATTAATTAAACAGCTTTATATTTTCTTATTTTATTTATATGTTTTAAAAGATTTTATTTTTTATAAATATTTCTTTTTTAAGAAAAAAACTTATTGAATTTTAATAAATATTTTTTTATTTTTATTAAATTTAAATATTATTAAATTATTACAATTTCATATAAATAATTCTTCTAAATTAGTTTTTAAAATTAAAAAAAAATTATCTTTATATTATATTTATATAATTAAAATATTATTAGTATTTAATTATAATTTATTTTTATTATTTTTTCATAAAACAAATAAATATAATAAAATTTTACAAAAAATAATAGAAATAAAAAAAATATCTAAAACAAAACAAAAAGGACGTATTAAAAGATTTAAGGTATTACTTTTAATAGGTGCAAAAAATGCTTGGATAGGTATAGGTATTTCTAAAGATTTTTATTTACAAGATGCTATAAATAAAGCTCGTTTTTTTGCTTTTAAAAAAATATATTTTTTTTATATTATTTTAGAAAAATTATTTTTTTATTCAAATAATATTAATAAAATTAAATGTTTTATTTTATATAAACCAAATTTTTATGGAATACAAGTTTCTTTTTTAGTACAAGTTTTTTTAGAATTATTAGGGTATAATCCTTTAATTATTAAAATATTTAAACGTACTACTAAATACACTTTAATTAATTTTTTTATAAGGATATTAAGTGATTTAATTAATTAA